The segment CAAAGCAATCCATCTCCCCATTTtgggcatttttactggctgccTCCAATGTGTAGAATTCTTtcattcctcatttctgcctcctggattcccAAGGTTCCTTCAAGTTCCACCTAAAACTCCACATTCTATATGAAGGCTTTCCCAATCCACCTTAATGTaacttttctgtattcattatcTCAGGAAAGGCCATATAGATGTTATTCGAGCATATTTTTTTCCACGTCATCTCTGTCACTACACTGTGAGCTCCGTGGGAGAAGGAACTAAGGCGGgggcagggagagacagagagacagggagacagggagagggagggagagagagagaatgtatgagggtttttttttggctttctttccaTCATCTTCACTTacaacagtgcttggcacatagtagacagttATAGACTATTACTTCACCAATAAGATGGAGGCTACTGAATGGCCTCAACtcttataataataactaataaatgCAGCAGTTCAAAGTTAGCAAAGTATGTTTTACTCATTACTATCACCATTATTTTTTTGCCAGTTctgttatattaatttttttttttggactggacttgtgatttcataggtGTAGGTAGCTTCTGGtgaagaattccctctaccagtgcagactGGAACCTGCTCTAAATCTTATAGTCTTACCAAGTTGCTTAGGACACTTGAGAGTTTAAATGggatttgcctgaagtcacacaaccagtaagtataAAAAACAGGATCTGATCCCAGGTCTTTATCCACTATCACACTGCCTGTCATTCTCATTTCactgagaaggaaacagaggttgaCTGGCTTGTcaagggtcaaacagctaatacaTGTCAACAGAATTCAAAAATAGGTCTTCCACATCAAGTCCTCTGTATCCACTAAGTTTGATGCCTTATCGTTATTTATTCTCTTCTTCACTCATCTCAAAGAGCCTTAATGTACaacaaaaataatctttctaCCTTTGTTCTTGATATCATTCCCCTCATGTTTCCTCTGGAACCTCACGACACTGTATCATACTTACTCAATTTCTCTTACCAACTGGGTTCCTTCCCTTATGCCTACAAATACAATAAGGCGTCTCCCCAAGACTAAAAAGCACAGTCATACTTCTAAATTTTCTACTTCATCCAGTTAccatctcatttttctcctcttatgcCCATGCTTCCTGAAAAAGTGGTCTATATCCAATATCTACAACAAAAAAGTATTCTATATTTGATGTTTACcaccccttttctctccctaGGGCTAACTGAAACAAGTCTTATAAAAGTCACCAATGACTCTTAATTAATCTAAATAACGCTTAATCTAAAAAAGCCTATCCTTTACAAAGGATAACGGTTCAGAACTTTTGTCTTTTCAAAATTTCCAAACCTTCCCCTTCCATTAATTCCACCCTTCTGTCATCTCAGTTGTATCTCAtactttactaagaaaatagAAACCATTCTCTGTAAGCTCCCTATTCatcttctcttcatctcaaaatccCTTATCcctccttcttttattctttacTACAGTCTTTTATCCTAGTCCAGTCTCTGATGGAGAGGTGGCTTTTTTCTTTGACAAAGCCAATTCTTCTATATGTGCCCTTGATCAATTTCctcctattttcttcagcaaacaGTAGTGTGTAGGGTGCAGAGTGCTGGgactgaaatcaagaagacctaagtgaAATCTtggctcagacacttaatagctacgCGTcgttggacaagttacttaaactgtttgcctcagttttctcaagtgtaaaatggggataatagcacctacctcccaggtctgttatgaggatcagatgagacacTATTTATAAAAACTGTCTGGTCTAtggtaggcactaaataaatggttcttcccttccctttctcctcttatcTAATTTTGAGGCTGTCCCTATCTATCATTTCCTTCCCTATTGCCTTAAAAAAACCTTAACTAGGCCCTGACATCTCTTCAAGCTCCTATAGAGGAAGCATGGAATAATGAATAGACCTCTGAACTTTGGGTCAAGAAGAcctattcaaatcctgccccagacacttaatagctgtgtgaccctgagcaagtcatttaatttctctgtgcctcagtttcttcatctgtaaaatgagggagctggactagatggcatATAAAgtcccattccagctctaaatccaattTTCTATAggatcttcttttccctttctcagccaaagTCCTAGAAAAAGCTATCAATACCTCTTGCTTCTACTTCTTTTAGTCCCTTCTCAAACCTtttcaatctggcttctgatcttaTTATTTCAAAGCTAGGAATAATCTCTTTATTGCCAAACCTATTGgccttttcttaattctcatctTTGTGTAGGTTTTAACCCTGTTGAttatcctctctcctttcatGACACTGTTTACTTCTTGGTtctccttagtctcctttgctcaTCATCATTCATCCATACCTACAGTTAGAGGTCATGATATGGGCTCTATAGGTATGTAGGTACACATCAAGGTCCTGTCTTGGGCTCTCTTCTTTTAAATACACTATCTCTTAGTGAACTCCCATTGACAGATGACTCcaagatctatatatctagcctcTTTCACAATCGCCAATTCCACGCATAACCAACACCTATTGCtttttcaaactagatgtcccacaggcatctcaaactcagtatgtccaaaacagaattgtTTTCCCAGAAAACTTcattctgaacttccttatttctatggAGGGTACCTGACATCCTTCTAGTGATCAAGATTCACCACTTTAGTATCGCCCTCACGTGTTCATTCTATATATTCAATCATTCAccaaatttttccatttctccatcgACATCGTTCACATCTATCCCTTTTTCACTAGTCACATAACCTTAGTtatcatcacttcttgcctgctagatctccttgcctcaagctTCACCCAAACGCCAATCCATCCTCTATAGAGCTGTCAAAgctattttcctaaagcatatctGACCGTATAATTTCCTTGCccaataaacttcaatggctccctactgatactagaatcaaatataaattctattgtttacaaagaaaaacaacactgaaagatTTAGACTCTGATAAATACAATGAAACCAATCACAGTTCCAGTGGACTCATGATAAAACAATCACCCAAAGAAAGAGAAGTGGTGGATACAGACAGTTTGAAGACaatgatgctttttttttcttttttttggacatggctaaaaTTATCACATCgtaactggttttgttttttcttactttctcaatggatAAGGGAGGTGGAGGTAAGAGGGACAGAATgtggaacagaaaataaaataaaattgtttttaaaaacctcatttgacttttaaaatcttttataacTTGGCCTCAAATATAGTATCATTATATATTACTGCCCTTTAAATTCTCTGTGTATGGTCTactcaaactggccttcttgctttCTCCCATACACTTCATCTCTAATCTCCGTGACTTGGCATAGGATGTCTCCTACACctagaatgtactccttccttaCTTCCAGCTCAGAGAATCCCTTACTTCATTCAAGATTTAACTCAAGCATTACCTTCTACAAAAagattttcctcattctctctgttAGTGCCCTCcctatcttgtatttattctaCATATGCTTCTATTTCTAAGTTCTGTCTCCCCTGATAAAATATAAGTCCCTTGAGAAAAGATTACTTcaatctttgtatttgtatctcaagTTTCTAACTCTGTTggatacatagtaggcatttaataaatgattgttgattgaaatcaaaactatttagaAGTTTAAACCAGCACCCAGTGGAGCATATTACATAGCTTCAAGCACAACTGTTTGCCTATGACAAGCTCTTTCCTAAAAACTTCAATAAATCTAAGTGCACACAAAACACCCATTACACAGAATGCCCAAAATGTATTAAGAGGCCGGGCATCACTTGGGTGGCAAAAGAAACTATTCAAAATAATTTGAACAATCTCATCTAAACTAGACCCACTATTAAAAGTTACTGACAATCACTTATTTTTCACTGCAATAATGGGTCCCTAAGATGTTATTTCTTACTCATTTCTCACTACacatagaattaaaacaaaaactggAATCTTTGAGACCCAAGGCAAAGGGAAGTAGTAACTCTTCTATTCAGTCAAAAAGTAGCACTCAAGTACCCAGTCTGAAAAACCTGTTTTCCACACTGTTTTGATTACATTTCAGCCTCATAGTACACATTTAAATGCATTTCATTGGCATTATAATTGAGTTCCAGCTGGTTTGATTCATATCAGAAAAGCAGAGTTAGTATTGTGCCAGCAGAAAACTTTCAATGATATTGTCCCATTTGAAAAGCTGGTGTCAAAACAAAAGCAATTTTGTAACTGGTGTCACTTTTAAATCTAAAGAAACACTGTCAAGAATCAAATGATGACCTTATCCTAAAACAAAGCAAACCTTCCATCTATAACTTCATTTGGACCTATAAGACatagtgaaaaaatattttggtaaagaGATTTGTGCAAAGTTTCTTAACAACTTAACACTTAACAACTGTTTTAAGAAAAGAGAACAATtactttataatataaaatagaaatcaagTTAAATTCATCttcaaatatgtaaaatgaagatgaaaaatccATCAGCCTCCTATCATAAGTTGTGCAATACCATTATTAGATTTTACTTTAAATATCATTTAAGTACAAATATTAGTTCCAAATCCCTGGAACTAACTTGttccaattctttttaaaatgaatagagGAACTCTTCATACAATGAGTCTGACTATGGTTCTAACCCACTGGCTTAGGAAATTACAAactaataatatattttaatgtttaaaattaaTTCAGAACAGGGGAAAATTGACTAGCTGAACTATGAAAAAGGAAGTTTAATTAAATGATGGTATCTTTAAGGAAGTATGGTCAGTTATTACACATATTACATAAACAATTAGTGAAAattttttacagagaaagaaagttacaCAAGTACCTTTAAGCAACTTGCACTTGTTAGATAAATTTCTGTTAGGGTGAATAATCTCTGCCACAAAAGTGCCCAGTAAAATAGCATATTTGAATATAGTTCCAGAGAGGTTAGAGAATAACATGACAGTTATCTTCGATGGATGGAGGTGCAGCTTGGAAGTGAGAGTAGGGAGAAGAAAGTCACGGATAAAACTGAAAGGAACTTTAAGTGTAATCCCTTTTGAAgagtcaggggaaaaaaatccgaAGAGCCACCATTTTGGTCTCAAAGGACCATTGCAGTTAAGCAGTTACAGCACATTTAACACTAAAAAACTGACGACCAACAGCTTTTTCCACTCTTCTGAAGCAAAATTCAGTAGTCCACACAGTATTTCCACACATacgaaaaaaaaatccctaaaattGTCGTGTAAGCAaaccaaaggaaataaattgcTACAAAACACTCCATTGTTCTTCGATGAAATTTTTCAAGtgtctgactttttaaaatgagctttttttaactgaaagaacTGAATCAGTGTTTAAAATATGAAAAGTCAGTCACGTTTCACAGCATAATTGTCGCAATAACTTATATACTGCATTGCCAAGTCACAATTCAGCCATTTCATTAACAGTGTACAAACAAAGTCCTTGGTTATATTTATAGTATAAAGTCTGctgtagatattttaaaaactggTTTATACCCCAAACTCCACTGTTATATCTCCGTTTCCCGGGTTACGGTAACATGAATAATCTTAACGACGCAGAGGTTCAAGTTTTCGTAATTTCACTGTAGATCTCGACAACAAAGCGTCTTGGTTGGAAGAATACACCATGTCTGAAGACCGGAACAATACTCTACCGCGATgattaaatacataaaaagacGGGTGGTTCCTTAATGTGTCAAGtgtcttatttttcagttctgaagTAGCATCCATGTCTTTAAATTCCCCCGCAAGATGGACTATACCATAGCAGGTAACCGCAAAGGCCATCAGCGTTTGGAGGACGATGTCGATGGGCAGATCTTCATCCTCCTTTTCCGTGAGGCGCATGTAGGAACGATGCTGCGCAGCAGAGAAGGCAGCGTGGGCCAGCGCGAAGAGGCCTAGTCCCACCAGCCCCTTCCACAGAGAAGTCGCCATGATTCCCCACGAACGGAGGAAACAGCTACGGCACCTACGAAGGTGACTGCGACGGCGACGCGGCTCCCCCGGCGCCTACGCGACTCCTCCGGCGCCCACGGCGTGTGGAGCTCACGGCGCTCAGTGATGGCGTCACGACGCTCGGCGAATAAAAGGAGCGGGAGGGGAAAGggcaggaaggaggagggagcagaggaagagggaaggggaagggcaaGCCTGGGGGAGAGGACACGAGATTCGAAGGCGCTCTCGCGGGTTCCTGTGGACCCCgtgaggaaaaaaagaacccGGTAgcctgtttttttccctttttcccccaaTCGTCGTCCTCGCAGTCCTCTGCAGCACGTAACGTTTGAAGAAAAGTGACGTCGTGGCTTCCTGACCTGTGGAGAGGGCGTTGGCTTGTGCGTCACGGGGCCTGAGTGCTGACTCGACCTTACCGCGGctgccccgcccccgcccctcccccccccccccccccccccccgctttaATGTCGTCATCTTCTGTGTCAGATAGCGAGGCGGCCAGGAGAATGTTATCTGGCCTTCGTGCAGCGCTGTCCGGGCCTCGTTAGCCCTGGCCCGGAATGCCACACTTCGTTTCCTCCAGCGTCCGTGGCCCTGTTTTCCCAGTACTCCCGAGATTCTCTCCATGCCCCTTTTCACTTTCGCTTGGCCATTTTATTCACTCCCAACGTTTCAAAAATTATCTCCATCGAAATGACTCCCAATTTTACCTAAAATTTGtgtctaaaatttaaaaatattgcgTATATGAAAGTTATAATCTAATCTCAATACTGTATGGAGATAATTTTTGAAACCTTAGGAGTGAATAAAATGGTCAAGGGATTGTACAAAGGGCCATGGGAGAAATCTGGGAGGAGACCAGATATACATACAGTATTTTAATATtctatataattgtatatatgatatacggtgttttatatagatataaaagATTGCCAAGGGAGAGTGCAAAGAACTATGGGGAGAAATCTGGGAGAAGACCGGATAGCTATGTAAATTAGATACATATAGATAATGTAGAGGTAAATAGAGACGAATCTCCATCCAGCCATCCTGCTGATAACCTCAAATTCAACATCTTACTGCCTACTTcgtatctttccctctaaatttACTGTTCCTCTTAGACTTCAGAATTTGTCAGTGGCAATACCATTCACTCACATTCTCCCataaaattttgacttccttTTGTCATTCAGTTACCAAGCCCTGCTAACTGTCTACAATATCTTCTGCGTCATTCTATTCCCACCACAACCCTCCTTAACATCTTGGATTATTGCAGCAATCCCCTGGAagttttttctgcctcctttctctccccctctaggccttcctctttttttttttttttttttttgagggaagtgtagatcaatttcactttttagttaaatgttttattttttacattgctAGCTGTCCCAAGGACGTTCCACCCACCAACCCACACATTTAGAACTGCCCCCCCTACAACAAAGAAATACAGCTGAGCAAAATACATACTTTGGCTATGCATGACAAGGTAGGTATTGACATCTAGTCACCCTTTTCTACCAAAAACAGATACACatctttccattatatttttcctttaaaatatggtTGGGCATTGTATAAGTAGGGCTACCCAACCCACAATACATCTATTACATAATagtacaatacaatacaatacacaATATAAAGAACATGCTGGGgaacccttatttttatttttttaaattgtcatccCTTCTTCTTCTTTACCTTCTGCTTCACAAAATGGCCTAATATTCCTGTAATCTTAGCCCTCTGGTAGGTAAACTGGAATGGATTTTGGAGATTAAGCTTGGGTTAATACTAAGGAGCAGCTGCATTTTTTTGAACCTAAAACATACCTTCTCTAATCCCCTGGGTACATATATACCATAGGTTAGAGACCCCTGATTTACATAATAGCAACTG is part of the Notamacropus eugenii isolate mMacEug1 chromosome 3, mMacEug1.pri_v2, whole genome shotgun sequence genome and harbors:
- the LOC140533878 gene encoding ER membrane protein complex subunit 5 — encoded protein: MATSLWKGLVGLGLFALAHAAFSAAQHRSYMRLTEKEDEDLPIDIVLQTLMAFAVTCYGIVHLAGEFKDMDATSELKNKTLDTLRNHPSFYVFNHRGRVLFRSSDMVYSSNQDALLSRSTVKLRKLEPLRR